GGCGATCTCGTCGCCGCTGATAATGTGCTCAAAGGGAGAGCGCCCCCATTGGCTGGAAAAGCGCCTGCTGGAGCCGCTGCCGATCCGTTCGTTGAGGAGCCGGACGGCCCAGGGGACTTCTGCGCTGACGCGCCCGGTGATCAAGGCGAAGCGCCGCGCGCCCTGCTTTGCCAGGTCTTCAAGCAGCGAGGCTGGCATCAAGGTTTCTTCGTTGCGCACCAGCCCTGGCGCGTGCGGCACATAGCGCGGCACGCGGCGCAGCAGTTCGCGCAGCAGTTCCGCGCCCCAATAGAATTCGTCGTGAACGGTTTGCGCCAGGTCATAGGTTGGCTGAGCCGAGGCAGGCACAGTCGCGCGCGCCCAGGCGATGCCGCTTTGCCCGCGCTGGACAGCTTCGTGCGCCTGCGCGGCCCAGTCGGTCAGGGAGCGCGCGGCCTCTGGCTGTCCACGCCATTCGCGCCGCCGGGCGGTGCAGAGGGCGGTGAGTGTGAAGGCCAGGTCCCAGTCGTTGTTAAAGCCACCGGCCAGCTTGAAGGCGCGCACGTCTTCCAGAGTGACGAGCGGATCGCGCTCTGCGGCGCGCGACCACAGCCCCAGGCGTTCACCGACGATGTATTCGGTGGTGGCGATGACGGAGAGACGATAGGAGCGGCTGGTATCAATCAACACGCCGTCCACGTCGAAGACGGCGCTGTCAATAAGGCGAGGGCGATGAAGGTCGGGATGTATCCAGATCATGAACGACTCCCCTAGAGTTCGGGTCCGGTTAGAGTTCGGGTTCGGTGACGAACAGGCGCAGCAAACGCACCAGCGCCATAATCACCAGAAAATAGACCAGCATTGCCAGCAGCATATACCACTCCACGCCGTTATTCTGGACACTGAGCGCCGTCTTGAAGGGGGCTAGCAATGGGTCGGTGATGTTGGTGAGCAGGGAGATAAAGGCGTTGCCGTTGCTGGTGGCGATGAAGCTCAGGACGAAGCGCAGGGCGAACATGACTTCGATAACCGAGAGCAGCCATTTGAGAAACTGGTTAAACTTGGCGATGCTGAAGGTGATGGTACTGTGTTCCGGCGCTGGCGGCTCTGGCTCGGAATCATAGACGACTTCTGGCGCGGCATGCGGAATCGCAGCCGATAGGGGGCGCTCGTAGGCCGCTGGCTGATGGGAACGATGGTAGCCTGGACGCGGCGGCAGGGGTGGGAGTTCGCTTTCATAGGCAGGAAATAACTGCTCTGTTGGGGCGGTGTTGAC
The Ktedonobacterales bacterium DNA segment above includes these coding regions:
- a CDS encoding HAD family hydrolase, producing the protein MIWIHPDLHRPRLIDSAVFDVDGVLIDTSRSYRLSVIATTEYIVGERLGLWSRAAERDPLVTLEDVRAFKLAGGFNNDWDLAFTLTALCTARRREWRGQPEAARSLTDWAAQAHEAVQRGQSGIAWARATVPASAQPTYDLAQTVHDEFYWGAELLRELLRRVPRYVPHAPGLVRNEETLMPASLLEDLAKQGARRFALITGRVSAEVPWAVRLLNERIGSGSSRRFSSQWGRSPFEHIISGDEIAKPDPRALALTAQRLETRAGLYVGDTADDLGLVLNYRAAYGAGQPPFLAIIIATGHEAEIYRERGADLILSHISELPGALEKVPHA
- a CDS encoding YggT family protein; the encoded protein is MQRYQSNSENPFEDEQPLSREEVNTAPTEQLFPAYESELPPLPPRPGYHRSHQPAAYERPLSAAIPHAAPEVVYDSEPEPPAPEHSTITFSIAKFNQFLKWLLSVIEVMFALRFVLSFIATSNGNAFISLLTNITDPLLAPFKTALSVQNNGVEWYMLLAMLVYFLVIMALVRLLRLFVTEPEL